The Deinococcus detaillensis DNA window TCTGATATGCTGACAACAGAATGAACGCCGCCGATCCCACCCAGCAACACTTGACTCCCCAAGCTCAGCATCTGCGGGTGTCGGGCAGCGTCAACAAAGTCCGTTACCGCGCCGACAGCGGCTTTACCGTGCTGTCGGCGACCCTCAAAAACGAGGAAGGCGAGGACGACGACGCCACCGTGGTGGGCTTGATGCCGCCGTTGGACGTGGGCGACAGCTTCACCGCCGAAGTCAGCATGGAAGAGCACCGCGAGTACGGCTATCAGTACAAGGTGCTGAATATGGTGCTGGAAGCCGCGCCCAGCGACCTCACCGAAGAAGGCGTGGCGGCCTACCTGGAAGCCCGCGTGGGCGGCGTCGGCAAAGTGCTGGCGGGGCGCATCGCCTCGCACTTTGGTTCCGCCACCTTCGAAGTGCTCTCGGAGACGCCGGAAAAAATGCTGCAAGTGCCGGGCATCACTCAGGCGACCCTCTTCAAGATGACCCAGAGCTGGAGCGTTCAGGGCGGCGAGCGGCGCTCTCTGGCGGCGTTGCAAGGGCTGGGCCTGAGCATCTCGCAGGCGCAGCGGGCCACCAAGCACTTTGGCGATGCAGCTGCCGAGCGCCTCAGCGCCGACATCTACGCCCTGACCGAAGTGGAGGGCATCGGCTTTTTGACCGCTGACAAGCTAGCGCAGGAGCAGGGCATCACGAGTGACGACCCGCGCCGCCTGACCGCCGCCGCCGTCTACGCCATTCAGCAAGCCGCTCAGCAGGGTGGGCACAGCTTTTTGCCGCGCACCCGGGCTGAAAAAGGTGTCGGCCACTACGCCCGCGTCTCACCGGAGCAGGCGATGCTGGCACTCGACAACGCCATCGAGCTGGGCCGTCTCAAAGACGACGAGGGCCGGATTTATTTGCCGCCCGTGCTGCGGGCCGAGCGGCGGCTGGCAGGCGTGATCCGCACCCTGATCGCCACGCCGCCCACCGGTGAGTGGAATGTGCCCAAAGGGGCTGACAAGGGACTCTCGGCGGAGCAGGCCACCGTGCTGCACCTCTTAGAAGACAACCGGCTGGTGGTGCTGACCGGCGGCCCCGGCACTGGCAAAAGCACCACCACGCGGGCGGTGGCCGACCTCGCCGAATCGCTTGACCTGGAAGTGGGATTGTGCGCTCCCACCGGCAAAGCGGCGCGGCGGCTGGGCGAGGTCACAGGACGCAGTGCCAGCACCATTCACCGCTTGCTCGGCTATGGGCCGGAGGGCTTCCGGCACAACCACCTCGAACCTGCGCCCTACGACCTGATTATCGTGGACGAGGTGAGCATGTGCGGCGACGCTTTGATGCTGAGCCTCCTCAACGCCGCAGCGCCGGGAGCGCGGGTGCTGCTGGTGGGCGACACTGACCAGCTCCCGCCAGTGGACGCCGGATTGCCGCTGCACGCCATCACCCAAGTCGCGCCCACCATTCGGCTTTCGCAGGTCTACCGGCAGGCCGCCAAAAACCCGATTATTCAGGCGGCGCACGGTCTACTCAGTGGCAAAGCGCCGGAGTGGGGGCCAGCCGAGCTGCACCATGTCGCCACCGACGCCGACGTGGGAGCGCGGCGGGTGGCGCTGCTGGTGCGCGAACTTGGCGGCCCCGGCAAAGTACAGGTGCTGACCCCCATGCGAAAGGGGCCGCTGGGAGTGGAGACGCTCAACCACCATTTGCAGGGCATCTTTAACCCTGGAGTGGGCGGCGTCCGGATTGCCGACGGCGAAGCGCGGGCGGGTGACATCGTGGTGCAGACCAAAAACGATTACCAGAATGAAGTCTTTAACGGCACGCTGGGCACCGTCTTGCGCGAAGACCGGGGGAAGTTACAGGTGGACTTTGACGGCAACGTGGTGGAACTCGCCGGGGCCGAACTGTTCAATTTGCAACTCGGCTACGCGCTGACCGTCCACCGCGCTCAGGGCAGCGAGTGGGACACGGTGCTGGGCGTGCTGCACGAAGCCCACATGCCGATGCTCTCGCGCAACCTCGCCTACACCGCCCTGACGCGGGCCAAAGAAAGATTTGTCAGCGTGGGGTCGCAGAGCGCCTGGGTGAGGGCGGCGAGCAAGCAAAAAGATGAGCGGTATACAGCGCTGCTGGAGCGGATTCGGGGGTAAAGTCGCTCCAGCACAGGACGAACTTCATTTTCTGGGGGGAGAGACAAATCACCTGTTTGTTTTTCGGTCCACCCTCCCGAGTGAATTGACCTGTCTTCACAATGAGAAGCCTGTAAGATGGCACACGTATACTGAGGCCAATGCCTCGCCGCTCTTTCTTCTTTTGTGTGGGCCAACGGCTCTGCCGGACACGGCAAGGGAGGCGGACTTGAAATCTACCCTCGTCAAGTCTGCGGCCCCGAATCGGCACCGCTCCTCCGGGCCGCACCGTCCCAAGCCCGGTGTGGAGGCGCAGACGGTGGTGCTGCTGGCCCAGTCTTCCGAGGATGTCTTCCGGCGCTGCGTCAGTCTGGCGCTGCAAATCACGCGGGCCACCACCTCGATGGTGCTGCTGTACCGGCCCGGGCTGGACGTGCTGGAAGTGGTCGCCGCCAGCGGCCATCTGGCCGAGGAGGCCACTGGACGGCAGCTGAGGCGCGGCGAGGCGCTGGGCTGGCGGGTCTTTGACTCGGGCGAAGTGCAGAGCGTTGAGCGGGCGCAGGACATAGCCGAGGCGTATTTCGTCTCTGGGCGTGCTCAGCCGGGCATGTACCTGGGAGTGCCGCTGCTCGACCCAGAAGGTCAGGTGCTGGGCGTGCTGTCTGCCGATACCACCGACAGCCCTGAGCGGCTGGACGCGGCAGACGCTCAGGCGCTGCTGCTGCTGGGACAGGCGGCTGGAGTGGCCTACAGCCGCTGGCTGGCGCTCGAACACGCTCAGGTCACCGCGCGGCAATTCGAGCGCCTCGCCACCCTGACGCCGGAGCTCGACCGCCTGACCCGGCCTGAAGAGATTGCCCGGCTGGCCTTGCAAGCGCTTATCGAGGTGAGTGGGTTTACTTCCGGAGCGGTGTTCGGCATCGATTCCCAGGGGCAAGCCACCTTGACGGTGCTGGAGGGCGAAGAGTATGAAGGCCCACCCAGCGCTGCCCAGTTACGTGAGCCGCATCCACCGGCGGGCTTGGTGGCGGAGGTGTTGCGAACCGGCAGCCCGCAGTTGGTGCCCGATTACATGAGCTGGAGCGGCGCACGTGTACACAGCATTTACACCGCCGCCGCCGCGCCGCTGCGTTCACGCGGACAGGTCGTGGGCGTGATCGGCCTGATGCATACCCGTCACCGTCACGAAGCCCCCGGCGAAATCATGACCCTGCTCGGCATGGTCGCGGCCCGCATCGATCAAGCGCTGGAACGCGCCTCCGGACTCGAATATCTGCATCAGACGCGCGAAGCGGCTTTGCGGGCGCTGGGACGGGTACTCGAAGGCCGCGACGGCGACACCTTCGGCCACACCGACCGCGTCACCACACTGGCGCTGCAACTGGGCGAAGCGCTGGGACGGTCGCCGGAAGACTTGCAGCATCTGCGCTGGGGCGCGTACCTGCACGACATCGGCAAGGTGGCGGTGGGCGACGACGTCCTGCGTAAGCCCGGTGAATTGACGGCGGCGGAGCGGCGGCTGATGCAGCGCCATGTGGTGGTCGGAGACGACATGCTCCGTGACGAGGTGTTTGTGCCGCGTGCGGTCAGGGAGGTGGTGCGCCATCACCATGAACGCTGGGACGGCTCAGGGTATCCGGACCGGCTGGCAGGCGAGGCAATTCCGCTGCTGGCCCGCATCTTCAGCGTGGTGGATGTTTACGACGCGCTGGTCAGCGAGCGGCCCTATAAACGGGCCTGGCCCCAGTCGGAAGCGCTGGCCGAGCTTGAGCGCTGCGCGGGCAGCCAGTTTGATCCGCAGATCGTGGAGGTCTTCGTGAATTTGGAGAAAGCGTGTTCGGTGTTGCTGTGATGCGGAGTCGCTACGGCGCTGCGGGGCGGCGGGCGTGAGCGGCAGCATGTCGGCCCGCTTAATGGCCTTGTCCCGGCGCACAGCCCTGCAAGAGGTGGAGAAGAAGCTCACCCAGTCGGAGATCAGTGATGCCGAGCGTACTCTGCTTCACCGCGACGCCGTTTACATTGCTATCGATCTGGGAGAAGCCGCCTGCGCTATGACGCACGCTCTCAGTGCGCTGGAGCTGGCTCGCGCTTGCCAAGACGGGCCCTTGCAGGTCAAGGCGCATGTAGCCCTGGCGCTGGTGCAGGCCGAATCCTACGACGACTTGGGAGCGAGCGTGCAATTTGCGCTGGCGGATGAGCTGGCCCGCGAACATCACGATGACCGTGGAGTGGCATTGGTCGCCGTGAATACCTCGCACTACGAACTTGAGCGCCGCAACTACGCCGAGGCGGTGCTGGTGCTGATCCGGCTGCTGCGCTCCGAGCACGTCCGGGGACTAGCGCTGCCCGAGTCGGTCGGTCTGCTCAACACCTTCCACATCAACTTTGTGGTGGGAGCCGCCGAGGCGCTGCTGAGCAATCAGCTTCCGCTGGCCGAGCAACCAGAGGCGGCGGAGCAACTACGGCTCTCGGCGGCGTTCCTGCGCGGCATGGAGCGTGAGGGCAATGACGTATCTTCACTGGAAACCACCGCCGTTCTGGACGCCCTGACCCGCTACGCGCTGTGGCAGGGCGACCTGACGGCGGCTCAGCAACTCGCTGACGAACATGTGCGCCTGACCGGGCAGGCCGACGTGCCGGTGCTCTATGGCCGTGCCCTGCTGGACCGCAGCCGGGTGCGCGGGCAGATCGGCGATTTGGAGGCGGCCATTGGTGACGCTCAGCAGGCCATTGAGCACTTCAAGGCGGCGGCCAACGGCTTGTGGGAGACACGCGCCCGCGAAACACTGGCCGAGGCTTACGCCCACGCCGGACGCTTTGAGCAGGCGTTCGAGACGCAGCGGGCAGTGACGCGCGGGGTGGAGCGACTGTTTCGCGATTACCACCAGCAGCGTGCCCTGGTCGGTCAGATCGCGCAGCAGGCCCGTGAAGCTAAGGTCCATGCTCAGGCGATGGCGCAGGCGGCCCTGAGCGATCCCTTGACCGGCATTCCCAACCGCACTCAGGCGATGCAGGTAATGGCACGACTGCGTGACCGGACGGCGAGCGGCGGCCCGGTCAGCGCCA harbors:
- the recD2 gene encoding SF1B family DNA helicase RecD2, whose protein sequence is MNAADPTQQHLTPQAQHLRVSGSVNKVRYRADSGFTVLSATLKNEEGEDDDATVVGLMPPLDVGDSFTAEVSMEEHREYGYQYKVLNMVLEAAPSDLTEEGVAAYLEARVGGVGKVLAGRIASHFGSATFEVLSETPEKMLQVPGITQATLFKMTQSWSVQGGERRSLAALQGLGLSISQAQRATKHFGDAAAERLSADIYALTEVEGIGFLTADKLAQEQGITSDDPRRLTAAAVYAIQQAAQQGGHSFLPRTRAEKGVGHYARVSPEQAMLALDNAIELGRLKDDEGRIYLPPVLRAERRLAGVIRTLIATPPTGEWNVPKGADKGLSAEQATVLHLLEDNRLVVLTGGPGTGKSTTTRAVADLAESLDLEVGLCAPTGKAARRLGEVTGRSASTIHRLLGYGPEGFRHNHLEPAPYDLIIVDEVSMCGDALMLSLLNAAAPGARVLLVGDTDQLPPVDAGLPLHAITQVAPTIRLSQVYRQAAKNPIIQAAHGLLSGKAPEWGPAELHHVATDADVGARRVALLVRELGGPGKVQVLTPMRKGPLGVETLNHHLQGIFNPGVGGVRIADGEARAGDIVVQTKNDYQNEVFNGTLGTVLREDRGKLQVDFDGNVVELAGAELFNLQLGYALTVHRAQGSEWDTVLGVLHEAHMPMLSRNLAYTALTRAKERFVSVGSQSAWVRAASKQKDERYTALLERIRG
- a CDS encoding HD domain-containing phosphohydrolase — protein: MKSTLVKSAAPNRHRSSGPHRPKPGVEAQTVVLLAQSSEDVFRRCVSLALQITRATTSMVLLYRPGLDVLEVVAASGHLAEEATGRQLRRGEALGWRVFDSGEVQSVERAQDIAEAYFVSGRAQPGMYLGVPLLDPEGQVLGVLSADTTDSPERLDAADAQALLLLGQAAGVAYSRWLALEHAQVTARQFERLATLTPELDRLTRPEEIARLALQALIEVSGFTSGAVFGIDSQGQATLTVLEGEEYEGPPSAAQLREPHPPAGLVAEVLRTGSPQLVPDYMSWSGARVHSIYTAAAAPLRSRGQVVGVIGLMHTRHRHEAPGEIMTLLGMVAARIDQALERASGLEYLHQTREAALRALGRVLEGRDGDTFGHTDRVTTLALQLGEALGRSPEDLQHLRWGAYLHDIGKVAVGDDVLRKPGELTAAERRLMQRHVVVGDDMLRDEVFVPRAVREVVRHHHERWDGSGYPDRLAGEAIPLLARIFSVVDVYDALVSERPYKRAWPQSEALAELERCAGSQFDPQIVEVFVNLEKACSVLL
- a CDS encoding GGDEF domain-containing protein yields the protein MSARLMALSRRTALQEVEKKLTQSEISDAERTLLHRDAVYIAIDLGEAACAMTHALSALELARACQDGPLQVKAHVALALVQAESYDDLGASVQFALADELAREHHDDRGVALVAVNTSHYELERRNYAEAVLVLIRLLRSEHVRGLALPESVGLLNTFHINFVVGAAEALLSNQLPLAEQPEAAEQLRLSAAFLRGMEREGNDVSSLETTAVLDALTRYALWQGDLTAAQQLADEHVRLTGQADVPVLYGRALLDRSRVRGQIGDLEAAIGDAQQAIEHFKAAANGLWETRARETLAEAYAHAGRFEQAFETQRAVTRGVERLFRDYHQQRALVGQIAQQAREAKVHAQAMAQAALSDPLTGIPNRTQAMQVMARLRDRTASGGPVSAIALMDLDHFKRVNDLYGHITGDAVLIEVTRLLTAELRSDDMLARLGGEEFVVILTGAPLDEAVRLCEHLRDTLHRANWEHIAPGLNMTGSFGITVLSGELDLTATLQAADHALYAAKALGRNAVQVAPQLQCV